CAGAAAAATGGCTCTTTTAAACAAGATGCCACTTTATTGTCTATTTTAAAGTAGTAAGAGCATCTTGGCAGTGATAGCGTAGCACGATCCAAAGAGTGGGTGACCCCATCATTAGCAGGGAAATCACCCTCCTCCATCTTCAATTTGAAGGTGGGATTTTAACATGAGGGTCCCATGAGCCATTGAGACTCATTCTTAGGACCGATCAGAAAGTCTGTGAATCACAATTTATCAAATCCgttctctttgttgttttttcttgacTTCTAATTACCAAGACCTGTGGTCCTTACCacctccctgaagtcaatggcaatctTGCTTGGATAAGGATTAAGCCCCCAATTCTTCAGAGTGTTTGAGCCcacacttaattttaagcatgtgcttatattGCATTGATTTAACCTTCATCCAGCGTCGAGAAAGAGGTTACATTAGCTGTGTCATAGGGGAAGTTTGTACCCCAAATGCATAGAGAAACCAATCCTTTAATATTTTAGGAGcaaaagtttttatttaaaatccaCTGTCATGAAAAAGTTACATTAATTGGGGGACTTTTGTTTCTGAAATACATTCAGAAGCTAACAATGTTTTAGGCAAAAAATTTTTTTATTTAGCCAGCAAATTGAAAGAACTAGCAGGAATCTCATTCAGTGTGCACCTATATGCACTTTTCACACATTGCTGGAGTACCTTCCATCTTAGGGTGATTGTATGCAGCAACCATTTTCACTTCAATGCATTATTAAGTAGTGTACACAAATTAAATTTATGTAAAAAACAACAGCTTGCTTAGTGAGGGAGACATAGTTACCACTATTACAGTACAAAATACTCTCACTAGAAGCAAACGTACATAGAACTACTAAAAATACAGGATAACAGTGGAGCACGTTTGGGGTACATTTATACCCCACATATTCTTTtgatacagaaaaaaaattcatGCTAAATTCAAATTTCATTTTGCTGAATTGTGTACAGGTGCCTAGGTGACGACATCCTGAAATGGCATTTTTGGAGGGCCACTAGTTCTTCAGTTATCACAACATATGAGGGTGTGAAAAGAGATGGGCTTCAGCACACTCTTAtgagctttgctgaatcagagcccgGCTGCAAGATAAAACCATGTATAGCCCTGAATAAAAAAGGGCTGTTTTGCGTATAGATGGCCTCTCATATATTCATCATGCTGAGGAGTCATTTTAAGAGCTGGAGCAGCCCTCAGAAAATTATTTGCTTATCTTTGTGCATTGATCTTCACTTTTTAAGAAACTGCTGGGACAACAGTTTCTACCAGATTCAGTATGAAGCAGATGGAATTTTCCATCTGCCTGGGTATGAAGAACTGGGCAGGTCGCATTCTGTAGTTCTGTACGTATTGTGTACCGGCAGGCCAAAAATGGGCATGAGTTTGCTTGACATGGGACAACAATGTTAGCtgaggggcctgattttcctctcacacCAATATCACCCTAGTGTAATCCTGCTGACCTCAATGgactcactcctgatttacagcagtgtgAACAGAGCCTATAGCGCACCAATTATTTTTAGTGTAGAACTGCTAAATTGTACACCTTAATACATGTGTAAAAATGAATGTGCTCACCGCCCTGCCCTCTGCGATGCAGCCTACGGACCTGTTTTAATCTTTTATTTATTGCTTCCCTGTAGGCCGCAGGACACAGCCATGATTCAATTAAGGACTAGATCCTGcagtcccctgcacacacacacacacacacacacactgtccttaTTCACGGGTTTAAATTGTCCTGGACTCCTCCTCTGAGTCAAGACTGTGGTGGGTCTTAAGAGCAACACAATGTTACTGTCCACAAATATTAAGATTGCTGTGTTTTGACTGGCTTCCCATCAAAGTTAAAACTGAGCTGcctcactgaaaccaatgggtcTGCGTCTCATTTACACGACAGTCCCTCTACTTTGCTACGACAGCGTCAAGGAACTTTCAAGTGGTTTAAGTTGCATTCATGCCTGCTCAGGcctctttacactgccagagcaacagagaatcaggcccagtgggtGTAAATGAAAGGAGAGTTTGCCCCAGTAATTACAGTCATCATCCTCAGTGCCGGTTTTAGCCCactgggggccctaagcaggagtATTTTTGCctcatcctccccctcccccaatactAAAACAGGCAAGTTCTTATAATAAAAAGCGAATAGGGGGTCCCCTTGAGTtgcttggggccctaagcaattgcttcgTCTGCTTACGCCTAGCGCTGGCTCTGATTATCATCACCGCTCTGTTCTTCTGCTCTGCAAGCTGAGGACCTGCCAAAGCCATGccgagtttgtgtgtgtgtgtgtgtgtgtgtttcccaaATTTTAGAGAACATGTCCCTGTGTGTTGGAGGATCTGGGGTCTGAATCTGTGGACCCTTGCTCACATGAGTCATCCTTACTCACGTGAGACTTCATTCCCAATTCAAGTCAGTGGTATTACTTGCATGAGCTAAGACTAGTCACATCAATGTAAGTTTACAAGATTGGTTCTCCAGCATATTAAGTTGATAAAATGTGACTTTGATAACAGGCCTAGGAGAAATTGGATCAATCCTCCATTTAGGTCAGCAGAACATGTGAGGTTTGTTGCTGGCATTTTTCACTTTTGCGGGCTGTTCCAGCGTTCCTTGTGCTATCaaaccttccattgacttcaggggggaATTTTGCACACCCAAGGAATGGCCCCTGGGTGGTGAAAatctgggaggatgaaatgacTAGATTGACCCAGATACTTctttcaggtttcagagtcacagccgtgttagtctgtatccgcaaaaagaacaggagtccttgtggcaccttagagactaacaaatttatttgagcataagctttcgtgggctagagcccacttcactggatgcatagAGGGGAGCATATAGTAAGTAAGTATATACATATGTTCCCCTCTATGCATCCGAtgatgctcagataaatttgttagtctctaaggtgtcacaagtactcctgttctttttccagaTACTTCTATAAATTACTCTGCAGATTAATTCTGATTCGTTAGTTTGCATCTTTCAGTGACATTTATTCTCTAAAGAAGCGGTGCACAACCTGGGGGGTTGGGGGTACAAGCGATTCTTGTGGGGGGGTACAAAGAACCTTTggcccttttaaaaaacaaatatacaaatgtcacttttcacagcagatttaccAGTGCCCCTTTGCCACCCTTACGTCTGTGCTGCTTctggtggcggcgctgccttcagagcttggggGCTGAAAAGCGGTGGCTGATGACTGAGGCGTTCATTTATTTGCAGCGCGGGAAGACTTCTGTCCCCCCACACAATACCCACTCCCACTCCCGCATTGTTGGTTGAATTTTCATCCTGCTCCTGCTATTATGGCAGCAGGTCCTGTGGGACCCGCgggatcccagtcccactgcagggtATAGGAAGAAGAGGAAGGAACTCAAGAAGGAATAGTTAATGTGAGCGGTTAATTTATTTTTCATCTGAAATTCTATGTTTGCAGTTTGTAATACTTCATGTTTGCTACCTCTTAATAACCTTTATAAATTATAAATTCAGGAATGAAAATAAAGTATTCATGCCTTCTAccaacttgcaaaaaaaaaaaagttacagattTCAGGTAATGGGAAGGATGGCATGGCAGGAAACATTTGTGCACCACAGCTCTGAAGATAGTTGTTACTTCTGAAATGATTTTGATGTCCACTGTACACATATAGAGAACACCTGGGTGTGGATATGTACAAAATATAGGGGAAATTTTTCAAACTTGGGAGTCAAAAGTTAGGtatttaaatccatatttaggcatgtAAGTAAAAGTGTTTCAGAAATGCTGGGTACCCACTATGCCCACTGACGTTAAATGGATGtgagggtactcagcacctttgGAAATTAGACTTCTTTAATTTAGGGGCCTAAAGGTGGGTGTCGGTGACtagatttaggcaccaaaatataaaatatttggcCATAATTTATACATTATTTTCACTTCGATGTTAAAGATTTCAGTCTGTCAGACAAAAGAAACAAAGTATAGGAAACAAAAGCAATCATATGGATCCAGAAATGCCTCAGCCTCAACAATGAAATGATTATAACTGTATATTTGTTATATATTTCTCATATCTGTTATTCAAAGTATTCTTATAATTAATTATTAGATTATTATTAATCCAAATTCTatagtcagtggagttactctagatttacttTGATGAACCTGGGAGCAAAGGATCTGCCCATATTACTTATATTATTCAAAAAGAAAACTTATTCTAGTCAATTGTTATACCAATATCATATTCAGTATATTGTAAATCttatttttcaaatattaaaGGTCAGTTCTTCACAaaagaaaatgtgtcacagaTTAGACATGGGTTCTGATCTTGCTTATATCAGGGTAAATCTGAAGTATCTCCATTGGACTTCATGtttgatttataccagtgtaacttgGATCAGAAATAGGTCCTAAATATGGTACCTATGGACTGAATCAATGACAATTACTGGGGGTCTTGACAGCTGCAAGGATTTGAAAGATATGAAAACCAAGGCAGAGCGTTtagagctggtcaacattttcctttgaaactgtttttttttttttgacagaaaagtggaattttttgtttcaaaaatgtctGCTTTGTGTAgaaaattttgacattttgttgaaaaaaaatgaGCACTCAAACCTCAAAAAgattttggccaaaatatttcaggttttggATGAACAATTTTAGTTTTCCATATTTTGCCAAAAAGTCGACaattttttgtggaaaatttcaacaaccaaaacattttttcccccaaaaaaaattAACGGGGGAAAACCTCTCTATTTTCCAACCAGCACTAACTGTTGTATAGTGTCCCAGGGCACAGGATGGGAACCCCCAATGCTGGAGTTATTTAAAATTGGGCAGAGGGAAAGGTCTGGAGAAAACACTATAAAATCATCCCTTGATGACTAGGTGATCTAATACATTTATAGCTAAAGAGCTATTCATTTCCACATTATGCAGAGAGAGATGTGTATGTAATTCACTTCTATTTTAAAGGTTTGTAAATACCCCTCTCCAGGCTAACTTTCTATCATTTAGTCTATCATATCCCTTGTGAACAACCTGCATTTCTCAAATCCCAGACACTAAATGATTGAATTTGCAtccatcatttttaaaaattattttttcccaaTGCAACAAATATACCAAAATACCAGATTCATCATAatacagaaagaaaacaaagaggaTTAGGataaagggagaggaggggaggagatatATCTATAATCCAGCATTTTTAATACCCCAGAAAGGTCAAAATATGCTTCCGAGTCAGAATCTGCCCAAAGGCCAGTTTTTCAAGGTCTCAGCACTTACAGCTGggaccatattttcaaaagagctcagctccctgtGGTTCTCATTGTGGCACTCAGGGCCAGATTACCCCAAAAGCTTGGAAGCCAAATGGGAGCtggattcttttgaaaatctggccctgattgtGAGTGCTTGAGCACTTTGGCAAATCTGGCCCTAGTGACAGATTTGCAACTGTGCCGTGGCATGCACCAGCAATTATTTTGTGCTCTTAAACAGAACTGTAGTAAATCCATGGCTTCGCTGGGTTACCATGGTTTCTGAGTTAATTTTGCTTTGAGTTTTGGGTTCATTCGAACCTCAAAGTGATGTTCAGCGACAGGGAATCTTGTGGAAATAGAAACCAAAGGAAAAGTTCTCCGGAAGCCCCCCGAATGTAAACCACTGGCCCTACTCTGCTTTGCTCCCAGCTCTCTGCTCTCACAAACAATTAATTTGAAAAAAGCCTGTTCCTCAATAGCATCTGGTAATCACTGCATTAGTACAAACGTAACATGCTCAGGAATATGAGTAATTAGAACTTGGTAACCTTTTATCTTAAATAGGTCGAAGGTTCTAGCGCGTGATCTGAAATACTACCAAACCACAGATTGCGTTTTCTGTTACTAAGAAAGTTAATACATTGCAGGATAGAATGAAACTGTATTGACTAATAACCTGCTTATAATACGGGGTCTGTGTGTTCATCAGTTAATTGAACTTTTACAGAGGTTTTCTGTTGTGAACATGCACTGTGCTCATTGTGGGCAGATAATGATCTCATTGAACCAGtggaaatccagagtaactccactgggccagattctaatcTCATTTGACACCACTCTAATTCTGGAGTAACAGTTGGgtgaattctgatctcagttacgccAGCATAAGTCAGGAGGAGTGCCAGTGAtatcagtgggccaaattctgtgctgattTAAAATCCTCTGCTTCCCAAGtgggccaagttctgctctcagtttcacaagtgtaaaactggagtaactccaATGATCTGAGCGGGGTTTCTCCGGATTGACACTCGTGTCCGTGAGATTGGAACGTGGCCTATCATCCACTCCTGAAATCACAATATGGCCCATGGATGGCCCTTCCCTTTGTCCTCTGATTTATTTGGAGATGTATTTAAAAATCAAGTGTTTTGTATCACTTTTAACTTCTGAGAGGGATggtgtgtacatgtgtgtgcgtatttgtgtctgtgtgtggcaGTTAACACagctatgtacacacacacacacacacttcaaactACCCTGAGCTAAACTTATTCATAAtcaaaagtagattttttttgtttcagaaaaacaAACCACCAAACACTTCTCACACTAAAAAGAAATCCAGATGCACTACTGCCGCTTGAGGAAAGAGTTAAGGGGGAAAAGGGAAGATGGGTCTGAACCAAAATACTGGACTCCTGAACTCCAAGACCCGTTTACATTGCTGGAGACATTTAAAAGGGATCTTAGTTGTAAATGAGAATCGCTCATGCAGTGTATAGTGGCTGCATAGAAATGAGTTCAAATATAATTTACACCCACTTGTAGAGTGGTATAAAGGGGTCTGAGTGTAAATGCAAATCAGCCCCCGCCCCAGACAAGGTCCTGGATATTCACACCCATATTTTTGGATTGGTCCATTATAGATTCTAGGGATCAACTGTAAAATTTGGATCTGGAGTCAGAGCTTCTCAGAGTTCAGGAATTTCCTCCTCCATGCACAGAAACACCATGAGCTAGATACATTATAGAGGTTGTAAGAGTGTAACTTTTGTATAGATTCTGTATATAACAACACTAGGAAGCGGAAGCTATTAGGGACACTGACTCCAGACATGAGCAGCACAAAGAAAATGTCTCATTCCAGAAAAGAGCAGTTTCAGGAGGGTGGAGTTTAAACAACATGAGTGCAAATGAGAGGATGAGAGATGGAAGTGTCACCTTTCTCAGAAGCTtctggccctgccctctcccAGAGATGGGACCCTGGACTAGAAGGAGCTGTGCTCTGAGCTGGTATGGTAGCTCCTACTCTGAGGGCAGAATCTGGTCAGGAACCACTTTGCACTTCTAGCTGGAGAGCAACTTATTTGATGCCAGTGGACCCTGGGAAATGCTGGTTGCATAAAATGCGTGACCGAAACTAATCTATTGTTCTTGCTGATATTAAGCTGTTTCCACTTGCCTTTGTGGATGCTCACTGCGTGATACATAGGGCCCTGTGGGTGATGGGAGTCAGTGCTGCTTAGAAGATGTCATCAGAGACTGGGTAGATTTGAGGTTTAGGTACTATGAGTATAAGATGGAAACTCTCATATTTCTGGCCCAGCAGAGACTTCATCCCTTAACTATAAAGGGCCAGATCTTGCCTCAGATAAGAGCTTCCCATGACTGCCTCTTCTGACTATACCAGACCTAGTCCCACCCTTAGGCTACTGCTAGAGGATCCCCTCTCTCTAGTCCAATTCTCACACCCCGCAGATCCACATTCAGCTCCCTTTTCCAACTCTATCTTGCTTCTCCCCATGCCACCTGCCGTACTTCCAATAGTGACAAGGTGGGACCTCAGGCAAGCTCCCACCTCAGAGCAAACCAAGTCAGGATTGAAAGGGTTAAGCAAAACTGCTGGAATATACATGTTTCAGGGTCGGTTCATGTTTCAGGGATCAGGAGGGGTTGCTTGTTATTCTTTCTGGCCTTGGCCCTGCTGGGGATCAGACTCAGTCTGAACTCCTGGGCTCCACCGGACAACTGGATTTTGTTATGACCATCCAAATTCTTTTCACAGGGCCCCTTTATGCCAGGCAGCTGGATTGAGAATGATGGGGAGAAAGCAAGCTCCTCTCAcccaggcaggggatggggctgcaCAGTGAAAAAGCCATGTGGTGATCTTTGACTCATTTAACAAAAGGAGTCACGTCATATACAACGCCCCCCACCATTCCTGGTAAGTGATTAAGCTCTGAAACAGAGTGTTTCTGCCTTGTGATGCTGTCAGAAACCACAAGTGTCCTCAGCCAAAGTctcttttgctttgctttttcagTTGCCAACATTATCCACCGTGATGCTATATGTACTGCCAGAGAGTTTATAACAGGTTCTACCACCGAAACCCATGCAGGACTCCGCCACTGCACTCCTGTAGTCCATGAGCAGGAACAACAACTGTAGCCAACCCCCTCCACACCACTTCCAGAGAACACCCCGAGTGAGGTATTGTTTCTGGGACCAGGGATTTTTGATGTGTTTTGAGAAGCACTTAGGACATTTTAggattctttaaaaagaaaaataaataataattacatgTTGCCCCTACTCTGGCCACCCTCTCCATGGCCACATGCAGGGAGCTACGGCTGATTGAAATTTTGggaggaaagcagacacttccTGCAGAAAATGTTTGTTCAAAACCGTGGTTTTTCTTCCGAAAGGAAAAGTTTTAACCGGAAACTCTCAATCTCCCATTTGAAAACACAAAGCTCAAAACCTGACAATTTTCTGCCCAACACTGACTTTTGCGGGCTGTTGGTCAAAAGTTTTGGGCCGTTTTCAGCTGAAAAGatatttttccaatgaaaaaaatcaaaattttcccctgaaaatttcaatgaaaaaaacatCTCCCCCACCAGCTCCACCAGGAATCCTTATGGAGCTGTGTTCCCCGACTCACATAAGCACTTTACAATTTCACAAAGGGGCGGGGAAGATGTTTCCAAAtgttataaaatacattttcccaGTCACATGCATGTGACTGGAAAAATTTCCAAGATTCAGCTCTGATTAATAAGAGTCCAATAAAATATGatacttaaaaggattatgatGATTAGTTATGACTTACAGATGGAGCTATAAAACAGTGTTATAAAACACAGGCCATGCAGATGCTGTCATGTCAATTTAAGCCATGATGTTGAGTGTGATAAAGCACATTAAGAATCCTTTTATAATTTAACAAATGAGAATTGATTAGTGAGTAAAATAATTAATGAGTTCATACAGTTGTAGATGCCTGAAGCTCTCAGaaccaaattttcaaaattggCGCCTAAAGTAGGAGAATTTCCCCAGGGGATAGgattagttggtgttggtcctgctttgagcagggggttagactaggtgacctcctgaggtctcttcccaccctaattttctatgattctatgacaccaaACTGCAACTCAGGTGACTGAGGTTCTAGTCCTGTCTCTCCCATTAAGCTGCTGTGTGATTTTTGACAAATCTCTTCTCTTCCCTGTGCCTCCCCTATATGTAAAAGGTGCATGATGCTACTTATCTCCTTCATCAAGCGCTTTGAAATCAGAGGAGGATAAGCAGTAGCAGGCAGGTCTTTTCATTAATAAAGCTGCACCAGCAAAATGTGTGCAACCACTTGTTGCCTGTTGGAGCTGCATGGCTGTAgtgtttcagtgtagacactcgcTGCAGCAACGGAATGGGTTCTCCTGTCGCTGTAGTTAATCCAGCTCCCCAAAAGGCAGtcgctaggttgacagaagaattcttctgttgacctactgctgtctacactgggggttaggtcagcttaacaatGTCCCTGAACGGTGTGGATTTTTAACACCCGAGTGATGTAGTCGGCTCGACCTGACATTTTAGTGTAGATTTGACCTGCATTCCCGCCCCTTGCTCAAGCATGCAGACATTCACCCATTTGGCAGGCAAAAGTGAGGATTGTGCACCCCATGTTGTGCAAGCacccatttgaaaatctggctccaaaAGTGGCTAGGAGAATAGATGTAATTGTGAGCAAAAATCATCTTTTGCTTTGTACAGCACAAAGCACAGCAGGGCCTCAATGAAGGGCTGCGGTTCCTAGGCCCTACTGCactacaaaaaaataataatgaataattgcATGCATAAACGAACACAAATAATAGGTAGGTGTTAACTGTTTTATAATGGATACTTGAATTCCACCTTCCAAGGTTCCCAGCAGCAGCATACAGTGGTGGTGTCTGACGCCATGGAAAGCTTTATGGCACCACTAAGCACCCTCAGCGAGCTGGGGCTTCATCACGACAAGAATAAGCTGCTACGCGGCAAGGCGAGTGGGCCCTCGCGGCGCAAGCGGGAGTTCATGCCAGACGAGAAGAAGGACACTATGTACTGGGAGAAGAGACGCAAGAACAACGAGGCGGCCAAACGCTCCCGGGAAAAGAGACGACTCAATGACTTTGCCATGGAGAGCCAGTTGGCGGCTCTCAGCGAGGAGAACGCCCTCCTCAGGGCCGAGCTCCTGGCCTTGAAGCTGCACTTCGGTCTCATCAGCCCGGACGTCTACGCCCACCAGGCCGGCTCCATCCAGGACTTCCTGGGGATTTACCTCAGAGGGCGCAAAGCAGCCGTCCCTCTCCTCGAGGTGGAGCCCTTGACCCGGGATGGCTGCTTCAGGACAAACGGCGTTGTGCCCCGCATGGTGGAGCCCACTGAGTTCGCTTACAAAGGCCTCACCCCACCTAGAAATCTCCAGAGCTCTGACCCAAAGCAGACCCTACTGGGCACCCAGTATGATCTGAACCCTCACCAGCCAAAGAGACTCGAATCAGCCTTCAAAtccaccctctgccccccttACCTCAATTACCACTTTCTGGAGAAATACACTTGCCGGTTCCCTTCGCTGGACAATGCCCATTTCTTGGCCACTTCTCCCAGCATGGCTGAGGCAGGGAACCAAGGCGCCAAAAGCCCATTAGATGAAGATGATGAGCAGCAAGTGCCTAAAatatcccctctccccctcagcaGCCAGCTGTGCCCTGCGGAGGACCCTTCCAGGGGCCGGAGCTATTCTGCCCTGCCTCACAAACTCAGAATTAAGACTAAAGCCCTCAGCAGCTGGGAGGAGAGCGGCTCTGACTCCCGTTGAGACTGCAGAGGAGACCCCCCCCCACggtgggctgggaaggagggagaaagTGGGGGATAATTATCTTATGCACTGAAGAGGGAAAGTGATTTGTTTTGCGTTGAACATGTGAGATATGGGTGTGAGCAGGGCCTGACGGGGGCAGGTCTGTGTCTGGCATGGTAATACTTCCCCACAACTCCACACGCCGTGTTCCAGTGAGACTCAGACTCACTCTGTGTACAACAAGGAGCTTATGGTTTCACTTTGTTGCTTTGCTCATGCCTGGAGCCGAAAGGCAGGGTCTGGGGTAGGCATGGGAGGACTGAGGATGGCGAAGGCCAAGATTACAGGCATGGTGAGCAGCGGATGATACTCCAGCAGCACTACACCCCAACTACAGTCGCTCGGTGTGGCAGCCATTTTCACTCCTCTTGCT
This sequence is a window from Mauremys reevesii isolate NIE-2019 linkage group 26, ASM1616193v1, whole genome shotgun sequence. Protein-coding genes within it:
- the NFILZ gene encoding NFIL3 like protein, whose translation is MESFMAPLSTLSELGLHHDKNKLLRGKASGPSRRKREFMPDEKKDTMYWEKRRKNNEAAKRSREKRRLNDFAMESQLAALSEENALLRAELLALKLHFGLISPDVYAHQAGSIQDFLGIYLRGRKAAVPLLEVEPLTRDGCFRTNGVVPRMVEPTEFAYKGLTPPRNLQSSDPKQTLLGTQYDLNPHQPKRLESAFKSTLCPPYLNYHFLEKYTCRFPSLDNAHFLATSPSMAEAGNQGAKSPLDEDDEQQVPKISPLPLSSQLCPAEDPSRGRSYSALPHKLRIKTKALSSWEESGSDSR